A region from the Microcella frigidaquae genome encodes:
- a CDS encoding DUF1788 domain-containing protein, producing the protein MSTHEVAKWEDHLVAVMSGRRFRNMEGLSGEVPFFIYPYEPTDALEIAQSKKRIKTKLAQQGIEVLEVNLYDLVVELLKDRGVWDDLIAMEPDTPKDDFREGLRSMLDPGDDLAPAIQARLNAQPFDIFFLTGIGEVFPYIRSHNVLNNIQTIASNKPMLMFFPGRYEQSQTLGSSLVLFGVMKDDQYYRAKDIREQEA; encoded by the coding sequence ATGAGCACCCATGAGGTGGCGAAGTGGGAAGACCACCTGGTCGCCGTGATGTCCGGGAGACGATTCCGCAACATGGAAGGCCTCAGCGGCGAGGTGCCGTTCTTCATCTACCCTTACGAGCCCACCGACGCTCTCGAGATCGCCCAGTCCAAGAAGAGGATCAAGACGAAGCTTGCACAACAGGGCATCGAGGTCCTCGAGGTCAACCTCTACGACCTGGTGGTCGAACTGCTCAAGGACCGCGGCGTCTGGGACGACCTCATCGCGATGGAGCCGGACACACCGAAGGACGACTTCCGCGAAGGCCTGCGCTCCATGCTCGACCCTGGCGACGACCTCGCCCCAGCGATTCAAGCGCGACTGAACGCCCAGCCTTTCGACATCTTTTTCCTCACCGGTATTGGCGAGGTCTTTCCCTACATCCGTTCACACAACGTGCTGAACAACATCCAAACCATCGCCAGCAACAAGCCGATGCTCATGTTCTTCCCTGGGCGCTACGAGCAGTCCCAGACCCTCGGGTCATCGCTCGTGCTCTTCGGCGTGATGAAAGACGACCAGTACTACCGGGCCAAGGACATCCGGGAACAGGAAGCGTGA